Proteins from a genomic interval of Candidatus Tumulicola sp.:
- a CDS encoding glycosyltransferase 87 family protein: protein MRLWIWIAAMIAIALAGGWAEQRLAVASEFFRDPSHSYDVAYAFTLPIHLVQSAYPGWPVLAALWGMLACLALAGWQLARALGVAGRPALVVASFIAVAAVLTSFSTVHSGDLYYYVMYGRLYGLHGLNPYALGAAPVAAGDQVIAQIAGYTKNPPYGDPYGPLWTLMAGGIARLEAGASLWWQAWSYRALAVAAAALVLAALLYVLRREPPQERCRRAALFAFHPLVLYETAVGGHNEILMLAPAAWAFALVDELPLLAGVLLGASVAIKYVSVLALPFLIAIAWRKSAVAGVLCGLFAIAIPSLCFRPFWLGDSTLHAASGNINVLAMSPSWLLSWPFFAAGTAGLPVFGGVPALPLVGVLTWPRLIQLLLVFGFLCVAAWSAIRFVKDQSFAHLWRTVTGFIWASPIVHPWYLLWLAPAVSATGRWAVYAWWFAALIPLRYILEGLAIQSTWALVSLTGVIFAVPVFIAMRTGAKASGLQERAQ, encoded by the coding sequence ATGCGCCTGTGGATCTGGATCGCGGCGATGATCGCCATCGCGCTCGCGGGCGGCTGGGCCGAGCAGCGGCTCGCAGTGGCGAGTGAGTTCTTCCGCGACCCTTCGCATAGCTACGACGTGGCGTATGCCTTCACGCTGCCGATCCACCTCGTGCAATCGGCCTACCCCGGCTGGCCGGTGCTCGCAGCGCTTTGGGGCATGCTCGCCTGTCTGGCGCTTGCCGGTTGGCAATTGGCGCGTGCGCTCGGCGTGGCAGGCCGTCCGGCTCTCGTGGTCGCTTCCTTTATAGCGGTGGCGGCGGTCCTCACTTCCTTTTCAACGGTGCATTCCGGCGATCTCTACTACTACGTCATGTACGGGCGGCTGTATGGCCTGCACGGACTGAATCCGTACGCGCTTGGGGCGGCGCCGGTCGCCGCCGGCGACCAGGTCATCGCGCAAATCGCGGGCTACACGAAAAATCCGCCGTACGGTGACCCGTATGGGCCGCTGTGGACGCTGATGGCGGGCGGGATCGCACGACTTGAAGCAGGCGCGAGCCTGTGGTGGCAAGCCTGGTCGTACCGGGCGCTCGCGGTCGCCGCGGCTGCACTCGTGTTGGCGGCCTTGCTGTACGTCTTGCGTCGCGAGCCGCCTCAGGAACGCTGCCGCAGAGCTGCGCTCTTCGCGTTCCATCCGCTGGTCTTGTACGAAACGGCGGTCGGCGGCCACAACGAGATCCTCATGCTGGCGCCGGCGGCCTGGGCATTCGCGCTCGTCGACGAGCTGCCGCTGCTCGCCGGCGTGCTCCTGGGCGCGTCGGTGGCGATCAAGTACGTCTCCGTTCTCGCCCTGCCGTTTCTGATCGCCATCGCCTGGCGCAAGTCTGCGGTCGCGGGTGTGTTGTGCGGGCTCTTCGCGATCGCCATCCCGTCCTTGTGCTTCAGACCGTTCTGGCTGGGCGACAGCACGCTGCATGCCGCGTCCGGCAACATCAACGTGCTCGCGATGTCGCCGAGCTGGCTGCTGTCTTGGCCGTTCTTCGCGGCCGGCACCGCGGGCTTGCCGGTATTCGGCGGCGTGCCGGCCTTGCCGCTGGTCGGCGTGCTCACGTGGCCGCGCTTGATCCAGCTCCTGCTCGTGTTCGGCTTTCTCTGCGTCGCGGCTTGGTCCGCGATCCGCTTCGTCAAGGATCAGTCGTTCGCGCACCTATGGCGAACTGTGACCGGCTTCATATGGGCTTCGCCGATCGTCCATCCTTGGTATCTGTTGTGGCTGGCGCCGGCAGTGTCGGCGACCGGTCGCTGGGCGGTGTATGCCTGGTGGTTCGCAGCGCTCATCCCGCTGCGGTACATCCTCGAGGGGCTGGCAATCCAGTCGACGTGGGCGCTCGTTTCTTTGACGGGGGTCATATTCGCCGTCCCGGTGTTCATAGCGATGAGGACCGGGGCTAAAGCCTCAGGCCTACAAGAACGGGCGCAATAG
- a CDS encoding DegT/DnrJ/EryC1/StrS aminotransferase family protein, translating into METIPVFAPHIGADTKEHINAALDVGWLGMGATTKEFEDRIAAYLGLNGRYAVVTNTGTSALHLALLAAGVGPGDEVITPSFNYVSDHQAVRLTGADVVMCDIRDDDLGIDCESAGELVGKRTKAIIPLHFAGIPCDQTGVFRLAEQHGLRVIEDACHAFGTAIEGKKIGSYGDLAAFSFDPVKVITSIDGGCVVLGDEDERDRLQRRRLLGVDRDTTERYKNRRAWDYDVVSDGYRYHLTNIMASVGVSQIKRVDEFIHSRQAVCRAYNQAFGALAGVRVPPSDFTDVSPFIYSLRVLGGKREALIAHLRERAIDVGIHFVPVHRHAYFADAKRAELPVTEKVVTEVLTLPLHSNMKPEFADRVIDGVVSFFA; encoded by the coding sequence ATCGAAACGATTCCCGTCTTCGCGCCGCACATCGGAGCCGACACCAAAGAGCACATCAACGCCGCGCTCGATGTCGGTTGGCTCGGCATGGGGGCGACGACCAAGGAGTTCGAGGACCGGATCGCCGCGTATCTGGGCCTGAACGGACGTTACGCCGTGGTCACCAACACCGGCACGTCTGCGCTGCACTTGGCGCTGCTCGCAGCCGGGGTGGGCCCCGGGGACGAAGTCATAACGCCGTCGTTCAACTACGTCTCAGATCATCAAGCGGTGCGCTTGACGGGCGCCGACGTGGTCATGTGCGACATTCGGGACGACGATCTGGGGATCGACTGCGAATCTGCGGGCGAACTCGTCGGCAAGCGCACGAAAGCCATCATACCTTTGCATTTCGCGGGGATCCCGTGCGACCAGACCGGAGTGTTCCGGCTGGCCGAGCAGCATGGTCTGCGCGTCATCGAAGATGCATGCCACGCCTTCGGCACGGCGATCGAAGGCAAGAAGATCGGCAGCTACGGGGACCTGGCCGCGTTCAGTTTCGATCCGGTCAAGGTCATCACGTCCATCGACGGCGGCTGCGTCGTGCTGGGGGATGAGGACGAACGGGACCGTCTGCAGCGGCGCCGCCTGCTGGGCGTGGACCGCGACACGACCGAACGTTACAAGAATCGCCGGGCCTGGGATTACGACGTAGTCAGCGACGGGTACCGCTATCACCTCACCAACATCATGGCGAGCGTCGGCGTCTCGCAGATCAAGCGCGTCGATGAATTCATCCATAGCCGGCAAGCCGTTTGCCGTGCTTACAACCAGGCCTTTGGAGCCCTCGCGGGCGTGCGGGTGCCGCCAAGCGATTTCACCGACGTCTCGCCCTTCATTTATAGCCTGCGCGTGCTCGGCGGCAAGCGCGAGGCGCTGATCGCCCATCTGAGGGAGCGCGCCATCGACGTGGGCATCCACTTCGTGCCCGTGCACCGGCACGCGTATTTCGCGGACGCCAAGCGCGCTGAGCTCCCCGTGACCGAAAAGGTCGTGACGGAGGTCCTCACGCTTCCGCTGCATTCGAACATGAAGCCGGAGTTCGCGGACCGGGTCATCGACGGCGTCGTCAGCTTCTTCGCATGA
- a CDS encoding type II secretion system F family protein produces MPSFAYQAKDASGKSVNGVIEAENERMLRAKLREMNYYVTGIAQKSGGVLQSDVGAIFGKLRGVNEQALVVFARQFATMINAGLAMVRCLDVLSVQTEDSQLKPVITSVRREVEGGSTLANALAKFPKVFSQLFTNMVRAGELGGILDDVLNRLATFLEKDFNLKKKVKSAMTYPAVILVMASLIVLFLVIFILPTFVQLFEGMQMKLPVPTKILIVFTNGARNPYVFIPAIVIMIVLYFVFNRYVSTQKGKRQYDAFKLKLPVFGQLIRKVAISRFCRTLGALLQSGVPIMQALEIVGKASGNEVVAETVNKVRESVREGESIAVPLQLSGMFPPLVTQMVSVGEETGNLDGMLTKIADFYDTEVEYMLASLTSLLEPMLIVVMGFIVGFIVISVFLPLYQIIGNIK; encoded by the coding sequence ATGCCAAGTTTCGCCTATCAGGCCAAAGACGCCAGCGGCAAGTCGGTCAACGGGGTCATCGAAGCGGAGAACGAGCGCATGCTGCGCGCGAAGCTCCGCGAGATGAACTATTACGTCACCGGCATCGCGCAGAAATCCGGCGGCGTCCTGCAAAGCGACGTCGGTGCCATCTTCGGAAAACTGCGCGGCGTCAACGAGCAAGCCTTGGTCGTCTTCGCGCGTCAGTTCGCGACGATGATCAACGCGGGCCTCGCGATGGTCCGGTGTCTTGACGTCTTGAGCGTGCAGACCGAGGACAGTCAACTCAAACCGGTCATCACCTCAGTGCGCCGAGAGGTCGAGGGCGGCTCGACCTTGGCGAACGCGCTGGCGAAATTCCCGAAAGTCTTCAGCCAGCTGTTCACGAACATGGTGCGAGCTGGTGAACTCGGCGGTATTCTCGACGACGTGCTCAACCGGCTGGCCACCTTCCTCGAAAAAGACTTCAACCTGAAGAAGAAGGTCAAGTCGGCGATGACCTACCCGGCCGTCATCTTGGTGATGGCGAGCCTCATCGTGCTGTTCCTCGTCATCTTCATCTTGCCGACCTTCGTGCAGCTCTTCGAAGGCATGCAGATGAAGCTGCCTGTGCCGACCAAGATCCTCATCGTTTTCACCAACGGCGCGCGCAATCCGTATGTCTTCATCCCGGCGATCGTGATCATGATCGTCTTGTACTTCGTGTTCAACCGCTACGTGTCCACGCAGAAGGGCAAGCGCCAATACGACGCTTTCAAGCTCAAGCTGCCCGTGTTCGGTCAACTGATCCGCAAGGTCGCGATCTCGCGCTTCTGCCGCACGTTGGGCGCGCTGCTGCAGTCAGGCGTGCCGATCATGCAGGCGCTCGAGATCGTCGGCAAGGCTTCGGGCAACGAAGTGGTGGCTGAGACGGTCAATAAAGTGCGCGAGTCCGTGCGCGAAGGCGAATCGATCGCCGTGCCGCTGCAATTGTCGGGCATGTTCCCGCCGCTCGTCACCCAGATGGTGTCGGTCGGCGAGGAGACCGGTAACCTCGACGGCATGTTGACCAAGATCGCCGATTTCTACGATACCGAGGTCGAGTACATGTTGGCGTCGCTGACGTCGCTGCTGGAGCCCATGTTGATCGTGGTGATGGGCTTCATCGTCGGCTTCATCGTCATCTCAGTCTTCCTGCCGCTGTACCAGATCATCGGCAACATCAAGTAA
- a CDS encoding type IV pilus twitching motility protein PilT, with product MAANVSDLLGLRMDELMRVTIERGASDLHMSVGLPPILRIDGRLTPTEFPKLTPDDTKRLVYSILTDPQKERFEKANELDFSHGLKGFGRFRINTFKQRGVIGAVFRAIPSQVPALTTLNLPAVMADLVSRPHGLVLVTGPTGSGKSTALASMIDVINSSMARHIMTMEDPIEYLHFHKMSIVNQREVGQDTATFPTALRAALREDPDVVLVGEMRDMETISTTLTIAETGHLVFATLHTSDAAQTIDRIIDVFPAHQQQQIRVQVASVIEAVVCLRLLPHASGVGRVPAAEVMVATPAIRNLIRENKVHQINNAIVTSRGMHMQTFDMSLRDLVRKHMVTAEEAFAASMHPEELRKLIEGV from the coding sequence GTGGCAGCAAATGTAAGCGACCTCCTCGGACTGCGCATGGACGAGTTGATGCGCGTGACCATCGAGCGCGGCGCATCGGACCTTCACATGAGCGTCGGGCTACCGCCGATCTTGCGCATTGACGGCCGCTTGACCCCGACCGAATTCCCGAAACTCACGCCGGACGACACCAAGCGGCTCGTCTACAGCATCTTGACCGATCCGCAAAAGGAACGCTTCGAGAAGGCCAACGAGCTCGACTTCTCGCACGGCCTCAAAGGCTTTGGCCGTTTCCGTATCAACACGTTCAAGCAGCGCGGCGTCATCGGCGCGGTGTTCCGCGCGATCCCGTCACAAGTGCCCGCGCTGACCACCCTCAACTTGCCGGCGGTGATGGCAGACCTGGTCTCCCGCCCGCACGGTCTCGTACTGGTCACCGGGCCCACGGGCTCGGGCAAGTCGACCGCGCTCGCCTCCATGATCGACGTCATCAACTCGAGCATGGCGCGCCACATCATGACGATGGAGGACCCGATCGAGTACCTCCACTTCCACAAGATGTCGATCGTCAACCAGCGCGAAGTCGGACAGGACACGGCCACGTTTCCCACCGCGCTGCGCGCCGCGCTGCGCGAAGACCCGGACGTCGTGCTGGTCGGCGAAATGCGCGACATGGAGACGATCTCCACCACGCTGACCATCGCGGAAACCGGTCACTTGGTGTTCGCCACCTTGCACACATCTGACGCGGCGCAGACCATCGACCGCATCATCGACGTCTTCCCGGCGCACCAGCAGCAGCAGATCCGCGTACAAGTCGCCTCGGTGATCGAGGCGGTCGTGTGCCTGCGGCTGTTGCCGCATGCGTCGGGCGTCGGCCGCGTGCCTGCGGCCGAGGTGATGGTGGCCACGCCCGCCATCCGCAACCTGATCCGCGAGAACAAGGTTCACCAGATCAACAACGCGATCGTCACCAGCCGCGGCATGCACATGCAGACGTTCGACATGTCGCTGCGCGATCTCGTACGCAAACACATGGTCACGGCAGAAGAAGCTTTTGCCGCGTCGATGCACCCCGAAGAGCTGCGCAAGCTCATCGAGGGCGTCTAG
- a CDS encoding class I SAM-dependent methyltransferase: MTGPEASATALRCRFCGAALDEAVLDLGLSPLSNALVDGSRLDRADELYPLRAYVCSKCWLMQVPEVVSREQIFSEYAYFSSYSTSWLEHVRRYADQMTAQLALGPADLVVEVASNDGHLLRCFQKRGVRVLGVEPAKNVAAEAVASGIPTLPEFFGTALAGAMRTAGTNADLIVCNNVLAHVPDVNDFVAGLATLLKPAGTITLEFPHLLRMLEGGEFDTIYHEHYSYFSLMTASRIFAAHGLTVSDVDELPTHGGSLRVHVQHAAAAKPSARVASLLAHERAAGLGSLAVYKAFGARTRDVRGRILAFVEGLVGTGMRLAGYGAPAKATTILNYCGIGTDIIEYTVDRSPHKQGRFIPGVRVPVFAPEEIFERKPDVVVVFPWNILAEITAQMRGIARWNGRFATLIPEPQLLAESALT, encoded by the coding sequence ATGACGGGGCCGGAGGCGTCCGCGACGGCTCTCCGGTGCAGGTTTTGCGGCGCGGCGCTTGACGAAGCCGTGCTCGATCTCGGACTGTCGCCGCTTTCCAATGCGCTCGTGGACGGGAGCCGGCTCGACCGTGCCGACGAGCTTTACCCCTTGCGCGCCTACGTCTGCTCGAAGTGCTGGCTCATGCAAGTGCCGGAGGTGGTGAGCCGCGAGCAGATATTCTCCGAGTATGCGTACTTCTCGTCGTATTCGACCAGCTGGCTCGAGCATGTGCGGCGCTATGCGGATCAGATGACCGCGCAGCTGGCTCTCGGGCCTGCAGATCTGGTGGTGGAGGTGGCCAGCAACGACGGGCACTTGCTGCGCTGTTTCCAAAAGCGCGGCGTGCGCGTGCTCGGCGTCGAGCCGGCGAAGAACGTCGCGGCAGAAGCGGTAGCGAGCGGCATCCCGACGCTTCCGGAATTCTTCGGCACTGCGCTAGCGGGTGCGATGAGAACGGCCGGCACGAACGCCGACCTGATCGTCTGCAACAACGTCTTGGCTCACGTCCCCGACGTCAACGACTTCGTCGCCGGACTCGCCACGCTCCTCAAGCCCGCCGGCACGATCACGCTCGAATTCCCGCACCTGCTGCGCATGCTGGAAGGCGGGGAATTCGACACCATCTACCACGAGCACTATTCCTATTTCTCGCTCATGACCGCGTCGCGCATCTTCGCCGCTCACGGATTGACGGTGAGCGACGTCGACGAATTGCCGACGCACGGCGGATCGCTGCGCGTGCACGTGCAGCATGCCGCGGCCGCGAAGCCGTCCGCGCGCGTCGCGTCACTGCTGGCGCACGAGCGCGCAGCAGGCTTGGGATCCCTAGCGGTCTACAAAGCGTTTGGCGCGCGGACGAGAGACGTGCGCGGCAGGATTCTAGCGTTCGTCGAAGGACTCGTGGGAACGGGCATGCGGCTCGCAGGCTACGGAGCGCCGGCGAAAGCGACGACGATCCTCAACTATTGCGGAATCGGCACGGATATCATCGAATACACCGTCGATCGAAGTCCCCATAAACAGGGGCGCTTCATCCCAGGCGTGCGCGTGCCCGTGTTCGCCCCGGAAGAGATCTTTGAACGAAAGCCCGACGTCGTGGTCGTGTTTCCGTGGAACATCCTCGCGGAGATCACCGCGCAAATGCGCGGCATAGCGAGATGGAACGGGCGCTTTGCCACGCTCATCCCGGAACCGCAGCTTCTCGCAGAAAGCGCGCTGACGTGA
- a CDS encoding formyltransferase family protein has protein sequence MNFALLAARKVGLEVAAFLGRSGERPACLLLDAADEDGLNGKISEALGMPAKDTHVIGKGDNDRLAAILSGYQLELGICAWWPHLLSKKTIAAARLGFLNLHPSLLPYNRGKNPNFWSIVEETPAGVTIHWLDDGVDSGAIAFQSGLETTWEDTGRSLYDKAQKAIVDLFVKHWPQIRAGTVPRAAQDDDRATAHRASEMDAISRIELGRSYHARDLLNLMRARTFPPYPAVRFEDGGREFEIRVEIKERPREQR, from the coding sequence GTGAACTTCGCTTTGCTGGCGGCTAGAAAGGTCGGCCTCGAGGTCGCGGCGTTTCTTGGGCGATCCGGCGAACGGCCGGCATGCCTGCTCCTGGACGCCGCCGATGAGGATGGCTTGAACGGCAAGATCAGCGAGGCGCTGGGAATGCCTGCGAAGGACACGCATGTCATCGGCAAAGGCGACAACGATCGCTTGGCTGCGATACTTTCGGGCTACCAGCTCGAGCTCGGGATATGCGCGTGGTGGCCCCATCTGCTGTCCAAGAAAACGATCGCAGCCGCGCGCCTGGGATTCTTGAATCTCCACCCGAGCCTGCTGCCGTACAATCGCGGGAAGAATCCGAATTTCTGGTCCATCGTCGAGGAGACGCCGGCGGGCGTGACCATCCATTGGCTCGATGACGGAGTGGATTCAGGCGCGATCGCGTTCCAGTCCGGACTCGAAACCACGTGGGAAGACACCGGCCGCAGCCTTTACGACAAAGCGCAAAAAGCGATCGTCGACCTCTTCGTCAAGCACTGGCCGCAGATCCGCGCCGGCACGGTGCCGCGAGCCGCTCAAGACGACGACCGCGCGACCGCGCATCGCGCGTCTGAGATGGACGCGATCTCGCGCATCGAGCTGGGGCGATCGTACCATGCGCGCGACTTGCTGAACCTGATGCGCGCGCGGACGTTTCCACCGTACCCGGCCGTGCGTTTTGAGGACGGCGGCCGGGAATTCGAAATCCGAGTCGAGATCAAGGAGCGGCCTCGTGAGCAGCGCTGA
- a CDS encoding cephalosporin hydroxylase family protein — MSSAEPRDPEVIARMASDEELRRLTRRFFDLLNAHRYSYNFSWLGRPVIQYPQDIVALQEIVWQVKPRLIVETGVAHGGLTVFFASMLELLGGDGMVAGVDIEIRPHNRAAIEAHPLAKRIALIEGSSTDPAVAAQVAERARGKAPVMVVLDSNHTHAHVSEELRLYAPLVTKGSYLVVMDTVVEWMDESALGDRPWGRGNSPMTATQAFLAADDRFEADARIDERLLITVAPGGYLRRVKD, encoded by the coding sequence GTGAGCAGCGCTGAGCCGCGCGATCCAGAGGTCATCGCGCGCATGGCCTCGGATGAAGAGCTGCGGCGCTTGACGCGACGCTTCTTCGATCTGCTCAATGCGCATCGCTACTCGTATAACTTCTCCTGGTTGGGCCGGCCGGTCATCCAGTATCCGCAGGACATCGTCGCGTTGCAGGAGATCGTCTGGCAGGTGAAGCCGCGCTTGATCGTCGAGACGGGCGTCGCGCACGGCGGGCTGACGGTGTTCTTCGCCTCTATGCTCGAACTGCTGGGCGGCGACGGCATGGTCGCCGGCGTCGACATCGAGATCCGGCCTCATAATCGGGCCGCTATCGAAGCGCATCCGCTTGCCAAACGCATCGCGCTCATCGAAGGATCGTCCACCGATCCCGCCGTCGCGGCGCAGGTCGCAGAGCGCGCCCGGGGCAAAGCGCCGGTGATGGTCGTGCTGGATTCGAACCACACGCATGCTCACGTGTCCGAGGAGCTGCGGCTCTACGCTCCGCTCGTCACCAAAGGCAGCTACCTCGTCGTGATGGACACCGTGGTGGAATGGATGGATGAGAGCGCGCTTGGCGACCGGCCGTGGGGCCGGGGGAACAGCCCGATGACGGCCACGCAGGCGTTTCTCGCGGCCGACGACCGCTTCGAAGCCGATGCTCGAATAGATGAGAGACTGCTGATCACGGTCGCTCCCGGCGGCTACTTGCGTCGAGTGAAGGACTAA
- a CDS encoding glycosyltransferase family 2 protein, with amino-acid sequence MMATITTVIPTYRRPALLRRAICSVLEQTYRHIIVRVFDNASGDETEAVVARIAAADPRVIYHRHPANIGAFENFLFGMRAVDTPLFSFLSDDDVLFPNFYETAVAALESQPDALLFAGSTLEFAEDGALLYVPLAYWPREGTFEPPEGALRMLGNRHPTWTGIVFRREAIDRVGVLDREVGPASDLDYAMRVAARFPMLVSFAPCAAYVSHPGSNSVNETVAVVPGYEKMIRTLAGDERIDAAARAELRRRLLAQVRGKLLEISVKSLVRGDAEGSRAAALMLRDRYHARVSGSALLALRAACVALPPLHRALIWAEGVRLRRRARASRERLQAQQRNGAADLEAYSRYLETPAN; translated from the coding sequence ATGATGGCGACCATCACCACCGTCATCCCGACGTATCGCCGGCCGGCGCTGCTGCGTCGCGCGATATGCAGCGTTTTGGAGCAGACCTACCGTCACATCATCGTCCGCGTCTTCGATAACGCGTCGGGCGACGAAACCGAGGCGGTCGTCGCGCGCATCGCCGCCGCCGACCCGCGGGTGATCTACCATCGCCATCCGGCGAATATCGGCGCGTTCGAGAATTTCCTTTTCGGCATGCGGGCCGTCGACACGCCGCTGTTCTCGTTCTTGTCGGACGACGACGTGCTCTTCCCGAACTTCTATGAGACCGCGGTCGCCGCGCTGGAGTCGCAACCCGACGCGCTGCTCTTCGCGGGCTCTACGCTCGAGTTCGCCGAAGACGGCGCGCTGCTGTACGTGCCGTTGGCATACTGGCCTCGGGAGGGCACCTTTGAACCTCCCGAAGGCGCGCTGCGCATGCTCGGCAACCGCCACCCGACGTGGACCGGTATCGTATTCCGGCGCGAGGCCATCGATCGGGTCGGGGTGCTGGATCGGGAAGTGGGTCCGGCTTCGGACCTCGACTACGCTATGCGCGTCGCGGCGCGCTTCCCCATGCTGGTCTCATTCGCTCCGTGCGCCGCCTACGTCAGTCATCCCGGTTCGAACTCCGTCAACGAAACGGTCGCGGTCGTGCCCGGCTATGAGAAGATGATCCGGACTCTGGCCGGCGACGAGCGGATCGATGCGGCCGCGCGCGCCGAACTGCGCCGGCGCCTTTTGGCGCAGGTGCGCGGCAAGCTCTTGGAGATCAGCGTCAAGTCGCTGGTGCGCGGCGACGCTGAAGGCTCTCGCGCCGCGGCTCTCATGCTGCGCGACCGCTACCACGCGCGGGTGTCGGGAAGCGCATTGCTCGCGCTGCGCGCCGCGTGCGTCGCTCTGCCGCCGTTGCATCGAGCGCTCATATGGGCGGAGGGAGTGCGCCTGCGCAGGCGCGCGCGCGCCTCGCGCGAGCGGCTGCAGGCGCAGCAGCGCAATGGCGCCGCGGATCTCGAAGCTTACTCCCGCTATCTCGAGACGCCGGCGAATTGA